The Nitrososphaerota archaeon genome has a segment encoding these proteins:
- a CDS encoding polyprenyl synthetase family protein — MGHTLEVRDTQLEVLKKLAAPYLSRIDEAIKEEMDLYKHSKLYGPILYSLEGGKRVRPIILMLASESVGGNGDGTDLAAVAVELLHMESIIHDDIIDESPSRREKVAFHVQYGHGAAIITADFVFGMILDIASKYNDNRVSKELAVAALRMCEGEYSEIRIDPKSYSIDWEEYIGIISRKTASLFQTAAKLGAILGGGTEGEIEAFSLYGLNLGIAYQIQDDVLDWGAEGKITEALSLERSQEAVLSRLEEMAESYSAKAKASLSMIKNGATKDFLMLLADFTITRKY, encoded by the coding sequence ATGGGACATACTCTGGAGGTTCGGGATACCCAGCTCGAAGTCCTGAAGAAGCTAGCCGCGCCGTACCTTTCCCGAATCGATGAAGCGATCAAGGAAGAGATGGATCTCTACAAGCACTCCAAGCTATATGGCCCCATATTGTACTCTCTCGAAGGAGGGAAAAGAGTAAGGCCCATAATTCTGATGCTGGCTTCGGAAAGCGTCGGAGGGAATGGAGATGGTACAGACCTTGCAGCTGTTGCCGTAGAACTTTTGCACATGGAGTCCATAATACACGACGACATAATTGACGAGTCTCCTTCTAGGAGAGAAAAAGTAGCCTTCCATGTACAGTACGGACATGGTGCTGCAATAATAACCGCGGACTTTGTCTTCGGCATGATACTCGATATTGCTTCGAAGTACAATGACAATAGAGTCTCTAAGGAACTGGCTGTAGCTGCATTAAGGATGTGTGAGGGTGAGTACAGTGAGATTAGGATCGATCCTAAATCCTATTCAATAGATTGGGAGGAGTACATAGGGATAATCTCCAGAAAGACAGCGTCGCTGTTTCAAACCGCTGCTAAACTTGGGGCGATTCTAGGCGGAGGAACCGAAGGAGAGATAGAAGCGTTCTCCTTGTATGGCTTGAACCTAGGCATAGCCTACCAGATTCAGGACGACGTCTTGGACTGGGGAGCTGAGGGGAAGATTACTGAGGCACTTTCGCTAGAAAGAAGTCAAGAGGCTGTCCTGTCCAGACTCGAGGAAATGGCAGAATCCTATTCCGCGAAAGCTAAAGCCTCTCTTAGCATGATAAAGAACGGCGCCACGAAAGATTTTCTGATGCTATTGGCGGATTTCACGATAACTAGGAAGTACTAG
- a CDS encoding NADH-quinone oxidoreductase subunit M gives MAVILGQSLFIPILLAPIAYLIGRRAGSKAGWFAFAVLAYSTAALLFAAIQGSDYVETYPWQPIGEFGLKLDGLSLPFAAIIYILSTTLAVYSIPYMERKIKEDLHNHAGENKQVINSKTGLYYSLYMLYAAGMLGTVLATNLIQFYIFFELMLLPSFFLLAEFGYGDRYRISLMYFLWTHVGAAVLLGAILAIGFLTGSFEFARIATSALPEGIRTWVAIAVSIGLFIKLAAAGVHVWLPYAHAEAPTPISALLSPAMIGIGGYAFIRILIFLVPSAYSTIAFWISIWGLITMVYGGLMAFAQDDLKRVFAYSSVSQMGYIIFGMASAYYIGVGGSVFQYVSHGTGKALLFMSAGAIIMQTGGLRNISKLGGLASKLPITATCALIGFLVIIGVPPMNGFQSEWMLFFGSFAGALQSGAQDRLIITGLALATTPLTAGYTLWTMKRVFFGKLPPNLANVKDPSAAITIPLLFLAALSMVLGIYPDLIVQRLMPLLSGVMQ, from the coding sequence ATGGCAGTCATATTAGGACAGTCCCTATTCATACCAATATTACTTGCTCCTATAGCCTACCTGATAGGCAGGAGGGCGGGGTCAAAAGCGGGCTGGTTCGCCTTTGCAGTCCTAGCATACTCTACTGCCGCATTATTGTTCGCGGCGATACAGGGTTCAGATTATGTGGAAACTTATCCTTGGCAGCCTATAGGAGAATTCGGTTTAAAGCTCGATGGTTTGAGCTTGCCTTTTGCTGCTATAATCTACATTCTATCAACAACCCTTGCAGTGTATTCGATTCCCTACATGGAGCGCAAGATTAAGGAAGACCTCCATAATCATGCTGGCGAAAATAAGCAAGTGATCAATTCCAAGACAGGTCTGTATTATTCGCTATACATGCTGTACGCTGCAGGTATGCTGGGAACGGTGCTTGCAACTAACCTGATACAATTCTACATCTTCTTTGAACTTATGCTACTTCCCTCATTCTTCCTACTTGCAGAGTTCGGTTACGGAGACCGCTACAGAATCTCACTGATGTACTTTCTCTGGACTCATGTCGGTGCAGCTGTACTTTTAGGTGCAATTCTGGCAATAGGATTCCTGACGGGAAGCTTCGAGTTCGCAAGGATTGCAACTTCTGCACTGCCTGAAGGGATAAGGACGTGGGTTGCGATTGCTGTCAGCATTGGTTTATTCATAAAACTTGCAGCTGCTGGAGTTCATGTTTGGCTTCCTTATGCTCACGCTGAAGCTCCAACGCCGATCAGCGCATTGCTATCTCCAGCAATGATAGGAATTGGAGGGTATGCTTTCATCAGGATTCTTATCTTCCTAGTCCCTTCAGCATATTCTACTATAGCGTTCTGGATCAGCATCTGGGGCTTAATAACGATGGTATATGGAGGGTTGATGGCGTTTGCACAGGACGATCTCAAGAGGGTTTTCGCATATTCAAGCGTCAGCCAGATGGGCTACATCATCTTCGGGATGGCTTCAGCATATTACATTGGGGTTGGAGGCTCTGTATTCCAGTATGTGAGTCATGGAACTGGCAAGGCGCTTCTCTTCATGTCGGCAGGGGCAATAATAATGCAGACAGGAGGTTTGAGGAACATCAGCAAGCTTGGAGGTTTGGCCAGCAAGCTCCCAATCACAGCGACTTGCGCACTGATTGGCTTTCTGGTAATAATTGGGGTACCACCAATGAATGGCTTCCAATCAGAGTGGATGTTATTCTTCGGCTCTTTTGCTGGGGCATTGCAGTCTGGTGCGCAGGACAGGCTGATAATCACGGGGTTGGCTTTGGCAACGACTCCTCTTACTGCAGGCTACACATTGTGGACTATGAAGCGAGTCTTTTTTGGTAAGCTGCCTCCAAACCTTGCAAATGTCAAAGATCCCTCAGCAGCGATAACAATCCCATTGTTATTCCTTGCCGCTCTTAGCATGGTCTTGGGGATTTACCCTGACCTGATAGTTCAGAGGTTGATGCCACTCTTAAGCGGTGTTATGCAATAA
- a CDS encoding NADH-quinone oxidoreductase subunit N → MDIPVILIGTLAGAGLLLPALDIAIDTKTNRTFSAYFTSFVIAISLALVLLSATSVIPISEPVAPRLLQNDLMGLVFSIIVLSVSLMVALSSIDYMRDEPNASVYYSLLLFASLGMVILSFAADLLMIFVAWELMGIPTFILAGYRKKDLNSNEAAMKFFLLGALSTGVLLYGISILFGLTGSTNLSTVSTALSTLDAGMIPMFAFSAILLIAGLGLKLSIVPFHMWIPDAYEGAPTTVSTLLSAGTKKAGFIAAIRILAVAFPLLKLDLTISLAVIALATMTLGNLAALTQKSMTRLLAYSSIAQAGYMIVGLAVPSNLGLTGLLYHSFNHALMQGVAFLAAAMISSRFSKTSLEPYGGLSRSMPLTSFSLAVALLGLAGLPPLSGFWSKFILFTAAVDGNLIWLAFAGLLNSALSLGYYGLIVKRIYVDEPSSKEKVHEPAGFALLLLAASIIVIITGIYPAPIYDLTQKAVLAFTP, encoded by the coding sequence GTGGACATACCAGTAATTCTGATAGGAACATTGGCTGGCGCCGGCCTTCTCCTTCCAGCTTTGGATATAGCTATAGACACGAAAACTAACAGAACATTTTCTGCTTATTTCACATCATTCGTTATCGCAATATCTTTAGCATTAGTCCTTCTCTCTGCGACTTCAGTCATACCGATCAGCGAACCTGTAGCGCCTAGACTGCTGCAGAATGACCTTATGGGTCTGGTATTTTCGATAATCGTTCTGTCAGTATCTCTGATGGTAGCGTTATCCTCGATAGACTATATGCGCGATGAACCGAATGCGTCAGTATACTATTCGCTTCTGCTCTTTGCTTCTCTTGGCATGGTTATACTTTCCTTTGCTGCAGACTTGCTGATGATCTTCGTAGCTTGGGAGCTCATGGGGATACCGACATTCATACTTGCAGGATACCGGAAGAAAGACCTCAATTCCAACGAAGCTGCTATGAAGTTCTTCCTGCTTGGAGCTCTTTCTACTGGAGTGCTGCTTTATGGCATTTCAATACTGTTTGGATTAACAGGTTCTACAAACCTTTCGACGGTATCGACAGCACTTTCCACGTTAGATGCAGGCATGATACCTATGTTCGCATTTAGTGCCATCTTGCTAATAGCCGGGCTTGGGCTGAAACTCTCCATAGTTCCATTCCACATGTGGATCCCTGATGCTTATGAAGGCGCTCCAACGACTGTAAGTACGCTTCTATCCGCAGGGACAAAGAAGGCAGGTTTCATAGCGGCAATACGGATACTCGCAGTCGCGTTTCCTCTTTTGAAGCTCGACCTTACTATATCTCTTGCTGTAATAGCACTGGCAACCATGACACTTGGCAACTTGGCAGCGCTAACGCAAAAATCTATGACAAGACTTCTTGCGTATTCCAGCATAGCACAGGCAGGCTACATGATCGTGGGTCTGGCAGTCCCTTCCAATCTTGGCTTGACAGGACTGCTGTATCATTCTTTCAATCACGCATTGATGCAGGGCGTTGCATTCTTAGCAGCCGCAATGATTTCCAGTAGGTTCTCAAAAACCAGCCTAGAACCATACGGCGGGCTTTCGCGCTCCATGCCTCTAACATCCTTCAGCTTGGCAGTTGCACTGCTCGGCCTTGCTGGGCTGCCCCCCTTGAGTGGCTTCTGGAGCAAGTTCATCCTCTTTACTGCTGCTGTAGATGGAAACCTGATATGGTTAGCATTTGCAGGTCTGCTTAACAGCGCACTCTCGCTGGGATACTACGGTTTGATAGTAAAACGCATATATGTTGACGAACCATCAAGTAAGGAGAAAGTTCACGAGCCAGCAGGCTTTGCACTCCTATTGCTAGCAGCAAGCATTATAGTAATAATCACGGGAATTTACCCTGCACCTATATACGACCTTACACAAAAAGCAGTTCTTGCCTTTACGCCCTAG
- a CDS encoding NADH-quinone oxidoreductase subunit M: MADYPLISIIIFLPIIAGLLTYPASKASKSGARLFALGVSIIELCLVLYTYAEILSKGTGAQYNFVEGPFAWIPAFRGIDYYVGIDGLSSPLLLISALLTVLVIVSSKDLISERQGTYYSLTLLFEGFIMGAYSSLNMILFYVFWDIMLIPIFFFIGIWGGQKRKYAAMKFLLFTFVAGVFILLAFISIYTLVPGNTFNIPELVGKIPLTLQPLLALLFFIGFGIKLPAVPFHSWLPDAQVQAPAVVAVLLAGLFKTGSYGFVRFNLGLLPDASAQFSWAFIAFGIATMFYGAIAAVVQKDIKKMIALTSISHMGFVLVGAFSGTVVGISGAIFEMFTHAASIGVMFILAGYLYEFRGTTDITVIKGLKFTSPRFATFLVLGSMAAMGLPLFSSFLAEYLVILGAVQANLIYAVIVLIPVIIVAYLLWMVRRTVMTQPEVAAKHHDIGTVQTVTLIVYFIPLLATLIVPWLLLGVTDPLAESLVRMLPQR, encoded by the coding sequence ATGGCAGACTATCCTCTAATTTCAATAATTATCTTCTTGCCTATTATCGCAGGCCTGCTGACCTATCCAGCCAGCAAAGCGAGCAAGAGTGGTGCAAGGCTTTTTGCACTCGGAGTTTCAATAATAGAACTATGCCTTGTATTGTACACGTATGCGGAGATATTGTCTAAAGGCACTGGTGCGCAGTACAATTTTGTAGAAGGACCTTTTGCTTGGATACCAGCTTTCAGGGGAATCGATTACTACGTAGGAATTGACGGTCTAAGCAGCCCTCTGCTGCTAATATCTGCGTTATTGACAGTTCTTGTCATAGTAAGCTCAAAAGACCTTATTTCAGAAAGGCAGGGTACATACTATTCTCTTACGCTCCTGTTCGAGGGTTTCATCATGGGCGCATACTCATCGCTGAACATGATCTTGTTCTACGTGTTCTGGGATATCATGCTGATACCTATATTCTTCTTTATCGGGATATGGGGAGGCCAGAAAAGGAAATATGCGGCGATGAAGTTTCTGCTTTTCACCTTCGTTGCAGGTGTCTTCATTCTTCTGGCGTTCATATCGATCTATACTTTGGTGCCGGGGAACACGTTCAATATCCCTGAACTCGTTGGAAAGATCCCCCTGACCTTGCAGCCTCTCCTTGCATTGTTATTCTTCATAGGTTTCGGGATCAAGCTACCAGCTGTACCATTTCATTCATGGCTTCCAGATGCTCAGGTTCAAGCTCCTGCTGTGGTCGCAGTTTTACTTGCTGGGCTATTCAAGACAGGAAGCTACGGCTTCGTACGCTTTAACCTTGGATTGTTACCCGATGCGTCTGCCCAGTTTAGCTGGGCGTTCATTGCATTCGGCATCGCAACCATGTTCTATGGTGCTATAGCAGCAGTGGTGCAGAAGGATATCAAGAAGATGATAGCGCTTACAAGCATAAGCCACATGGGCTTCGTTTTAGTTGGTGCATTCAGTGGCACAGTTGTAGGGATTTCTGGGGCCATATTCGAAATGTTCACGCATGCAGCATCGATAGGAGTAATGTTCATACTAGCTGGCTACTTGTACGAATTCAGGGGCACCACAGACATTACAGTCATTAAAGGCCTAAAGTTCACCAGCCCTAGATTTGCTACTTTCTTGGTGCTGGGTTCGATGGCTGCCATGGGCCTACCTCTGTTCAGCAGTTTCCTTGCAGAATATCTGGTCATACTTGGGGCTGTTCAAGCGAATTTAATCTACGCCGTAATAGTGCTAATTCCTGTAATCATTGTTGCATATCTACTGTGGATGGTGCGCAGGACGGTTATGACTCAACCCGAAGTGGCAGCAAAGCACCATGACATCGGGACTGTCCAGACAGTTACGCTAATTGTCTATTTCATACCTCTACTCGCTACGCTTATCGTCCCATGGCTTCTGCTTGGTGTGACAGACCCACTGGCAGAATCTCTTGTCAGAATGCTTCCCCAAAGGTAA
- the nuoK gene encoding NADH-quinone oxidoreductase subunit NuoK: MEPLFNYFFVSLLLFAVGIYGLISKRNALRLLFAVEIIINAATLNFVAFSRYLPTPSASGQVFVVFAIAAAAAEAAAGLAIILVAFRLNKDVDVRELQRLRG; encoded by the coding sequence ATGGAACCATTATTCAACTATTTCTTTGTCTCCCTTCTCCTCTTTGCAGTAGGTATTTACGGGCTAATCTCCAAGAGAAATGCGTTAAGGCTGCTCTTTGCGGTCGAAATCATAATAAATGCAGCAACATTGAACTTCGTGGCTTTCTCGCGCTACCTTCCTACTCCCTCTGCATCTGGACAGGTCTTTGTTGTATTTGCAATAGCAGCTGCAGCAGCCGAAGCTGCAGCAGGTTTGGCGATAATTCTGGTAGCATTCAGACTCAACAAAGATGTTGACGTAAGAGAACTGCAAAGATTAAGAGGCTAG
- a CDS encoding NADH-quinone oxidoreductase subunit J: MVDYFFLLFSVITVGSSIIALESRELVYGAVSLTVSLLGIAGLFILLDAPFLAMLQVLVFVGSVSVLIIFVVMLVRREKWVSVPSGYGRIAGLLVSVPLVAGGSYLAMNSGIATMLPSSNSVPSYVEIGITVLSDYWLALQVLGLVLASAVIGALTLAKLEEGDQ, from the coding sequence ATGGTTGATTACTTTTTCCTTCTCTTTTCAGTAATTACTGTTGGATCTTCTATCATAGCTCTGGAATCGAGGGAACTCGTGTACGGAGCGGTATCGTTGACAGTTTCCCTCCTTGGCATTGCCGGGCTTTTCATTTTGCTTGATGCACCGTTCCTTGCAATGCTGCAGGTTCTTGTTTTCGTTGGCTCGGTTTCCGTTCTTATAATATTCGTCGTCATGCTGGTCAGGAGGGAAAAATGGGTTTCTGTACCCTCTGGATATGGGAGGATTGCTGGCCTGCTAGTTTCCGTTCCGCTGGTTGCTGGCGGTAGTTACCTTGCAATGAACTCAGGTATTGCTACAATGCTCCCTAGTTCAAATTCTGTTCCGTCTTACGTAGAAATAGGGATAACTGTTCTTTCCGATTACTGGCTTGCCCTGCAGGTTCTTGGACTCGTGCTTGCATCAGCAGTGATCGGAGCCTTGACTCTTGCGAAGTTAGAGGAAGGAGATCAGTAA
- a CDS encoding NADH-quinone oxidoreductase subunit I has translation MSFFAGFFLALWAGVKQIFKHRYTLRYPEQKLDILMIDNQKSGGYEFDAKKQVGTAGFKGRHILYMDKCTGCSLCAIACEGIADCIDMVKVDKSFVQNKKSQFPQIDYGRCVFCGFCVDACPFDCLFETPFYELATTDKRSLVHTPEMLSEYPQLKGEYAKFIPDEKRGAHHG, from the coding sequence ATGAGTTTCTTCGCAGGATTCTTTTTAGCGCTCTGGGCCGGTGTTAAGCAGATTTTCAAGCACAGGTACACTCTCAGGTATCCAGAGCAGAAGCTGGACATTCTGATGATCGACAATCAGAAATCTGGAGGATATGAATTCGATGCCAAGAAGCAAGTTGGTACAGCAGGGTTCAAGGGGAGGCACATTTTGTACATGGACAAATGCACCGGCTGCTCTCTCTGCGCAATAGCATGTGAAGGAATTGCGGACTGTATTGATATGGTAAAAGTTGATAAGAGTTTTGTTCAGAACAAGAAATCACAGTTCCCGCAGATTGACTATGGAAGGTGTGTATTTTGTGGTTTCTGTGTCGACGCCTGCCCGTTTGACTGTCTATTCGAGACACCGTTCTACGAGCTTGCTACCACAGACAAAAGGTCATTAGTCCATACCCCGGAGATGTTAAGCGAATATCCACAGCTAAAAGGGGAATACGCTAAGTTCATTCCCGACGAGAAGCGCGGTGCACACCATGGTTGA
- a CDS encoding NADH-quinone oxidoreductase subunit L → MVELAFPLAPWLVWALPMLGAVLTPLYAKFGDRMRDYIAIIFPLLSAILAATMLPLAINGQIFHQQVPWIPSLNIKAGVLADPLSVLMANIVAWISFLIMVYSTGYMRGDTSLTRYWFFMNLFIGSMQLIVLSDNFLQLFFGWEGVGLCSYALIGFWNKDQEKDYVGTIGHKAWGIAEAFSPSHAGMKAFVTTRVGDVAFLIGILTLFFYSGTFGFVELAEEHQWAVDLARSGLLIPVAVLIFGGAIGKSAQFPLHEWLPDAMAGPTSVSALIHAATMVKAGVFLVAKIGPLFYAAVQSVHLVAPFFQTVAWIGVITAFLAASQALVAREVKKVLAYSTVSQIGYMMLGLGVAGLSSQFIGGFVAGFFHLTSHAIFKAALFMGAGALIHAAETKYMNEMGGLKGEMKKTYFAMLIATGSLAGVPFLSGFWSKDAVLASVLEVEGVIGYGLFGLATITAIMTAFYSFRMIGMIFFGKKSHHLQEMEHHGHHVHEAPAVMWLPIAILATATLAIGATGPFFEGFLTTALAKNLEELFGLHTVEHGFNLNPVAISASILALAIGGFLGYNFYIARRSDPFRIIQSNTLLGGIHRFLKNRWYIDVLYYKVFVNAPLAAGTALFKGLELGVLDRANLVIPRGTIVVSAISSWFDSTVVDGIVNGTATVSSFVSNSVRKIQTGIANQYVFAFASGIVFLVILMLLLL, encoded by the coding sequence ATGGTAGAACTTGCTTTTCCGCTTGCTCCTTGGCTCGTATGGGCCCTACCTATGCTGGGAGCTGTGCTCACTCCTTTGTACGCAAAGTTTGGAGATAGGATGCGTGATTATATTGCAATAATCTTCCCTCTTCTGTCAGCGATCTTAGCAGCGACGATGCTCCCATTGGCCATAAACGGCCAGATCTTCCACCAACAGGTTCCTTGGATACCATCTCTAAACATCAAGGCTGGAGTCCTTGCAGACCCCCTGAGCGTCTTGATGGCAAACATTGTGGCATGGATTTCATTCCTCATTATGGTTTACAGCACAGGCTACATGCGCGGAGACACAAGCCTCACAAGATATTGGTTCTTCATGAACCTCTTCATAGGCAGCATGCAATTAATCGTATTATCTGATAATTTTCTGCAGTTATTCTTCGGCTGGGAGGGTGTCGGGCTATGCTCTTATGCATTGATAGGTTTCTGGAACAAGGATCAGGAGAAGGATTACGTTGGAACGATAGGCCATAAGGCTTGGGGCATTGCTGAGGCTTTCTCACCTAGCCATGCAGGCATGAAGGCCTTTGTCACGACAAGGGTAGGCGATGTTGCATTCTTAATAGGAATTCTGACGCTCTTCTTCTATTCTGGCACGTTTGGTTTTGTGGAGCTTGCAGAAGAGCACCAATGGGCTGTAGATCTCGCAAGGTCTGGCCTTCTAATTCCTGTAGCGGTTCTGATATTTGGAGGAGCGATAGGCAAGTCAGCCCAGTTCCCATTGCATGAATGGCTGCCCGATGCGATGGCAGGCCCTACATCAGTTTCAGCCTTGATACACGCAGCTACCATGGTCAAGGCGGGAGTCTTCCTAGTTGCTAAAATCGGGCCTCTGTTCTATGCGGCAGTCCAATCGGTTCATTTGGTTGCCCCATTCTTCCAGACAGTTGCGTGGATAGGGGTCATAACAGCATTCTTGGCTGCGAGCCAAGCATTGGTGGCAAGGGAAGTCAAGAAGGTTCTAGCATATTCTACAGTTTCGCAGATAGGCTACATGATGCTCGGACTAGGGGTAGCGGGGTTGTCAAGTCAATTCATCGGAGGCTTTGTGGCTGGATTTTTCCACCTTACCAGCCACGCGATATTCAAGGCTGCGCTCTTCATGGGTGCAGGAGCATTGATTCATGCTGCGGAAACAAAGTACATGAATGAAATGGGAGGATTAAAGGGTGAAATGAAGAAGACCTACTTCGCAATGCTAATAGCCACTGGCTCGTTAGCAGGGGTTCCATTCCTCAGCGGCTTCTGGAGCAAGGATGCAGTTCTTGCATCTGTTCTCGAAGTCGAAGGCGTCATTGGCTATGGTTTGTTCGGTTTGGCTACTATAACTGCGATAATGACAGCGTTCTACTCTTTCAGAATGATAGGCATGATCTTCTTCGGCAAGAAGAGCCATCACCTTCAGGAGATGGAGCATCATGGTCATCACGTACACGAAGCTCCAGCAGTTATGTGGCTGCCGATTGCAATTCTTGCCACTGCAACGTTGGCTATCGGAGCTACAGGGCCTTTCTTCGAAGGCTTCCTTACAACCGCTCTTGCAAAGAATCTTGAAGAGCTATTTGGACTGCATACTGTTGAGCATGGATTTAACTTGAACCCTGTTGCAATCTCTGCATCCATTCTGGCTCTGGCAATTGGAGGGTTCTTGGGCTATAACTTCTATATAGCTAGAAGATCAGATCCGTTCAGAATCATTCAGTCGAATACTCTCCTCGGCGGTATACACAGATTCCTTAAGAACAGATGGTATATCGATGTTCTGTACTACAAGGTCTTTGTCAATGCGCCATTGGCAGCTGGAACTGCTCTATTCAAAGGACTGGAGCTCGGGGTTCTTGACAGGGCTAACTTGGTAATTCCAAGAGGGACTATCGTGGTTTCAGCTATCAGCAGCTGGTTTGACTCTACCGTTGTAGATGGTATCGTAAACGGAACAGCGACAGTAAGCTCCTTTGTTTCAAATAGTGTTAGAAAGATACAGACAGGCATTGCTAATCAATACGTTTTCGCGTTCGCTTCGGGGATCGTCTTCTTGGTGATTCTAATGCTGTTATTGTTGTAG
- a CDS encoding ABC transporter permease, whose protein sequence is MVTSSLFSSISSGLLPIGILTSLTRLAIGYTISIILGATIGLAMVKSPYLGRTLRPFGVGIQSFPSIAWVSPAILWFGFNDYAMIFVTVMGALFSITLGTYDGIRNTSPTYINAARNMGAKGARLFFFVMLPAASPKIVSELRHGWSFAWRSLIGAEMIMATLGLGHLLMYGRELNDLSVVFAVMLAIFAVGQVVDRLLFENLQHRISKRWGLATEPIGL, encoded by the coding sequence ATGGTAACCTCTTCCCTTTTCTCGAGCATATCTAGCGGCCTTTTGCCGATCGGGATACTGACTAGCTTGACAAGACTCGCAATAGGCTATACTATCTCGATAATATTAGGAGCTACCATAGGGCTTGCGATGGTAAAGTCTCCCTATCTGGGAAGGACTTTAAGGCCGTTCGGAGTTGGGATACAATCGTTTCCTAGCATAGCTTGGGTGTCGCCAGCAATACTGTGGTTCGGGTTCAACGATTATGCAATGATCTTTGTCACTGTTATGGGTGCGCTCTTCTCCATAACTCTTGGTACCTATGACGGCATAAGGAACACTTCTCCGACTTACATCAACGCTGCAAGAAATATGGGAGCAAAAGGTGCTAGATTGTTCTTCTTTGTCATGCTTCCAGCAGCCTCTCCCAAGATTGTCAGCGAGTTAAGGCACGGATGGTCTTTTGCGTGGCGCTCTCTTATCGGTGCGGAGATGATTATGGCTACTCTAGGCCTTGGCCATCTGTTGATGTACGGGAGGGAGCTGAACGACCTTTCGGTTGTATTTGCGGTCATGCTGGCGATCTTTGCGGTAGGGCAGGTAGTCGACAGGTTGCTCTTTGAAAATCTTCAGCACAGAATATCAAAGAGATGGGGCCTGGCAACGGAGCCTATAGGGCTTTAG
- a CDS encoding zinc-binding dehydrogenase has translation MDMSMQAMLLSELAPIESRPLRLTSVALPKIKKNELLVEIEACGVCRSNLHVIEGDWEKHGVPSILPIIPGHEIVGFVKKVGDSVKKTKRGDRVGIQPLYSSCLECEYCRNGRENLCESAEITGESVNGGYAEFISVPESFATRVPDGFKAEYAAPLFCPGITAYKAVKASEPDRRKTIGVFGIGGVGHIAVQLLKLNHARVVAISRSKSHLKLGESVGTDSSVKLLDDSKKFLRDLKNEEGLLDSAIVFAPSDKAIDSAIKSVKKGGIVVVCVFGKIPEFRFYEEKIVRGSVIGTRKDMRELVRIAEESDLKVVSKGFPLKKANQVLAELKNSKVYGRAVLVP, from the coding sequence CTGGATATGAGCATGCAGGCTATGCTATTGTCTGAGCTTGCTCCAATAGAAAGCAGACCCTTGAGGTTGACATCCGTAGCGCTGCCCAAAATAAAGAAGAATGAGTTGTTGGTTGAGATCGAGGCCTGCGGCGTCTGCAGGTCGAATCTGCATGTCATCGAGGGAGATTGGGAAAAACACGGTGTCCCTTCAATCTTGCCAATAATTCCAGGACATGAAATAGTAGGCTTTGTCAAAAAAGTTGGAGATTCTGTAAAGAAGACAAAAAGAGGGGACAGAGTAGGCATCCAGCCTCTTTACAGCTCCTGCTTGGAGTGCGAATACTGCAGAAATGGGAGGGAGAACCTATGTGAATCTGCAGAAATTACTGGCGAGAGCGTAAACGGAGGCTACGCCGAGTTCATTTCAGTACCAGAATCCTTTGCGACTAGGGTTCCTGATGGTTTCAAAGCAGAATATGCGGCTCCATTGTTCTGTCCTGGTATAACTGCGTACAAGGCGGTAAAAGCGAGTGAACCAGATCGAAGGAAGACTATAGGCGTTTTTGGAATAGGAGGCGTAGGGCACATTGCAGTGCAGCTTCTCAAGCTCAACCATGCCAGAGTCGTCGCAATTTCTCGAAGTAAAAGTCATCTGAAACTCGGCGAAAGTGTGGGCACAGATTCAAGCGTTAAATTGCTTGATGATTCAAAAAAATTTCTGCGTGATCTGAAGAATGAAGAAGGGTTGCTAGACAGTGCTATAGTCTTTGCTCCATCTGACAAGGCTATCGATTCTGCAATAAAATCAGTCAAAAAAGGAGGTATCGTTGTTGTATGTGTCTTTGGAAAGATTCCAGAGTTTCGCTTTTACGAAGAGAAGATAGTGAGGGGGAGTGTCATAGGTACACGAAAAGACATGCGGGAGCTTGTAAGAATAGCAGAGGAATCTGACCTGAAGGTAGTTTCAAAAGGATTCCCGTTGAAAAAGGCGAACCAAGTTCTTGCAGAGCTTAAGAATTCGAAGGTGTATGGAAGGGCTGTTTTAGTGCCCTAG